In Pseudomonas oryzihabitans, the DNA window CTGCCGTCCTGTCGCGCCCGCGGCGTGACGGCTGCCAACCCTGGAATTCACGCCTGATCCGGCGTCTGCCACTCGCTCGACGGGTCAGGCACAGGTGCGAGTTGTCCATGTTGAATACCCTCAAGACACATTGGTTTTCCAATGTGAAGAACGATGTGCTGTCCGGATTGGTCGTCGCCCTGGCGCTGATCCCCGAAGCCATCGCCTTTTCCATCATCGCGGGACTCGATCCCAAGGTGGGGCTCTACGCCTCCTTCTGCATCGCCGTGGTGATCGCCTTCGTCGGTGGTCGCCCCGGCATGATCTCGGCGGCTACCGGCGCCATGGCGCTGCTGATGGTGACCCTGGTCAAGGAGCATGGCCTGCAATATCTGCTGGCCGCGACCCTGTTGACCGGGGTGCTGCAGATCGCTGCTGGCTATCTGCGCCTGGGTGCGCTGATGCGCTTCGTGTCCCGATCCGTGGTCACGGGGTTCGTCAATGCTCTGGCGATCCTGATCTTCCTGGCCCAGCTGCCCGAGCTGACCCATGTCGGCTGGGAGGTCTACGCCATGACCGCCACCGGGCTGGGCATCATCTATCTGTTCCCGCTGCTACCGGTGGTGGGCAGGCTGCTACCTTCGCCGCTGGTGTGCATCCTGGTGCTGACGGCTGTCTCCCTGGCCCTGGGTCTGGACATCCGCACGGTGGGCGACATGGGACAGCTGCCCGATACCCTGCCGGTGCTGCTCTGGCCCCAGGTGCCGCTGAATCTCGACACCCTGCTGATCATCCTGCCCTATTCCCTGGCGCTGGCCGTGGTGGGGCTGCTGGAATCCCTGATGACGGCCACCATCGTCGACGACATCACCGATACGCCTAGCGACAAGAATCGCGAGTGCAAGGGGCAGGGGATCGCCAACATCGCCGCCGGCCTGCTGGGCGGTATGGCGGGCTGCGCCATGATCGGCCAGTCGGTGATCAACATGAAATCCGGCGGGCGCACCCGGCTGTCCACTCTTTGCGCCGGCGTCTTCCTGCTGCTGATGGTGGTGTTTCTCGGTGACTGGCTCGCCCGGATTCCCATGGCGGCGCTGGTGGCGGTGATGATCATGGTCTCCATCGGCACCTTCAGCTGGGATTCGATCCGCAATCTGCGGCGGCACCCGCTTTCCACCAACCTGGTGATGGTGGCCACCGTGGTGGTCGTGGTCGCCACCCACAACCTGGCGCTCGGCGTGCTGGTCGGGGTGCTGCTGGCTTCGCTGTTCTTCGCCAACAAGGTGGGGCACCAGCTGACGCTGACGTCTCGTCTGGAAGCGCCCGGCATTCGC includes these proteins:
- a CDS encoding SulP family inorganic anion transporter: MLNTLKTHWFSNVKNDVLSGLVVALALIPEAIAFSIIAGLDPKVGLYASFCIAVVIAFVGGRPGMISAATGAMALLMVTLVKEHGLQYLLAATLLTGVLQIAAGYLRLGALMRFVSRSVVTGFVNALAILIFLAQLPELTHVGWEVYAMTATGLGIIYLFPLLPVVGRLLPSPLVCILVLTAVSLALGLDIRTVGDMGQLPDTLPVLLWPQVPLNLDTLLIILPYSLALAVVGLLESLMTATIVDDITDTPSDKNRECKGQGIANIAAGLLGGMAGCAMIGQSVINMKSGGRTRLSTLCAGVFLLLMVVFLGDWLARIPMAALVAVMIMVSIGTFSWDSIRNLRRHPLSTNLVMVATVVVVVATHNLALGVLVGVLLASLFFANKVGHQLTLTSRLEAPGIRVYEVRGQVFFSSTAAFIEAFDFKEVLDEVRIDLRAAQFWDITAVAALDKVVLRYRREGVTVQVLDLDQASATLVDRFGIHDKPGADSQLLGH